A genomic region of Argopecten irradians isolate NY unplaced genomic scaffold, Ai_NY scaffold_0498, whole genome shotgun sequence contains the following coding sequences:
- the LOC138312859 gene encoding uncharacterized protein, producing the protein PPLIPCPPAPPRPPPPPPPLSPPPIFVPPIPPIPSPPRPPPPHAPPPPPPPP; encoded by the exons cccccccttatACCCTgtccccccgcccccccccgtccccccccccctcccccccccctttcccccccccccattttcgttCCACCCATTCCTCCCATCCCCTCCCCGCCCCG ccctccccccccccacgcccccccccccc ctcccccccccccc